A single genomic interval of Phycisphaerae bacterium harbors:
- a CDS encoding PEP-CTERM sorting domain-containing protein produces the protein MRLTNVLCGLAVLLAAGPVLAVTLYDSNGFEAPGIVLGALAGQDGWTSGGGGGGADPVVVSAPHPVLGQQAVKLEVPDIQGATSSMDHAIPAINLAGQIVTVSYDIYRPAGQYAPENLWWWWWDAGEPTYGLQWDLGGTLPHGWNPGAGSTPTVFDRYANVTMVWDFQESKAYSWYDGVLVDDGIPIANITTLTGWTIYLGHDAATGTGASIAYIDNFVITAVPEPASLGLLALGGLLLMRRRG, from the coding sequence ATGAGACTCACGAATGTGTTATGTGGCTTGGCCGTGTTGCTCGCGGCCGGGCCGGTGTTGGCAGTCACCTTGTATGACTCCAACGGGTTTGAGGCGCCTGGAATCGTTCTGGGGGCGCTGGCCGGCCAAGATGGATGGACGAGCGGAGGAGGTGGTGGCGGAGCGGATCCGGTGGTCGTGAGCGCTCCCCATCCGGTCCTTGGCCAACAGGCTGTTAAGCTCGAAGTACCCGATATCCAGGGAGCTACGTCTTCCATGGATCATGCCATTCCGGCGATCAATCTTGCGGGGCAGATCGTGACCGTGAGCTACGACATCTATCGCCCTGCAGGGCAGTACGCGCCGGAGAACCTGTGGTGGTGGTGGTGGGACGCGGGCGAGCCCACGTATGGCCTGCAATGGGATCTCGGCGGTACGCTGCCCCACGGGTGGAACCCGGGTGCCGGCTCAACTCCGACCGTGTTCGACCGGTATGCGAACGTCACGATGGTTTGGGACTTCCAGGAGTCGAAGGCCTACTCCTGGTACGACGGCGTCCTGGTTGACGATGGCATCCCGATCGCCAACATTACCACTCTGACCGGCTGGACGATCTACCTCGGTCACGATGCCGCCACGGGTACAGGCGCAAGCATAGCCTATATCGACAATTTTGTGATCACGGCGGTGCCGGAGCCGGCATCGCTGGGGCTGCTTGCTCTGGGCGGCCTGCTCCTGATGCGGAGACGCGGTTAA
- a CDS encoding right-handed parallel beta-helix repeat-containing protein, whose translation MNRLQSYLTPVALVLSFSVSAIAAETIALSEDNMEITKDTVVKPGRYRLPDPGDDGAVRIIGNDITVDFQGAEIDGSSEGRLPDAFTGRGIIIRGRNITLRNAKVRGYKVGIYANECPGLLIEDVDVSGNYQKHLLSTPEAEDDSDWIFGHENDKKEWIANYGAALYVELSDKITLRRVKARHGQNGICIDRVNDSKIYDNDCSFLSGWGLAMWRSNRNVITRNAFDFCVRGYSHGVYNRGQDSAGIFMFEQNCENVLAENSATHGGDCFFGFAGLEALGDKPAPSPDFDYRRRGNNDNLLINNDFSYAPAHGIEMTFSFGNKFIGNRLVGNAICGVWGGYSQDTLIAGNLFEENGGMGYGLERGGVNIEHGSANVIKHNTFRNNRCGVHLWCAPNPDFMQKPWGKANHQNLKPTTIAWNTFEGDEVGFHLRHAIETILIDNRMTGVKREMVADENAKTTRLDQPAEKWEPPKYPVFGDTRPVGARKKLAGRHNIIMTEWGPYDFTDFIVYPRKVLAGEKATVQILGPSGDFKVTKVTGSVHVTPMEGRLPGMVTVSAVKKGVLPFSIELDAGGKKLSAVGTLVSADWDVKFYKWDPADDPREHQDRWEAMIAKPPVETRKLSAVDFKWGGGQAGDKVGADHFGTVATTTIELPAGKYKIWTISDDGIRVWIDDQRIIDDWTWHPPKENGTTVELEAGAHTIRVEHFEIDGVAQLQFRMEPAEQDNR comes from the coding sequence ATGAACCGGCTTCAATCATATCTGACCCCGGTAGCGCTCGTGCTTTCTTTCTCGGTCTCGGCCATCGCGGCTGAAACGATCGCCCTGAGCGAGGATAACATGGAGATTACGAAAGATACGGTCGTCAAGCCTGGCCGCTATCGCTTGCCCGATCCCGGCGACGACGGCGCCGTGCGCATCATCGGAAACGACATTACGGTCGACTTCCAGGGAGCCGAGATCGACGGCTCCTCGGAAGGACGGCTTCCCGACGCCTTCACCGGCAGGGGAATCATCATCCGTGGCCGGAACATCACCCTCAGAAACGCAAAGGTTCGCGGTTACAAGGTGGGTATTTACGCGAACGAGTGTCCGGGGCTTCTCATCGAAGACGTCGACGTTTCCGGCAACTATCAGAAGCATCTGTTATCTACGCCGGAGGCCGAGGACGACAGCGATTGGATATTCGGGCATGAGAACGACAAGAAGGAATGGATAGCCAACTATGGAGCCGCCCTGTACGTCGAGCTGTCCGACAAGATCACGCTTCGCCGCGTGAAAGCCCGTCACGGCCAGAACGGCATCTGCATCGACCGCGTCAACGATTCCAAGATCTACGACAATGACTGCTCGTTCCTGTCCGGTTGGGGCCTGGCCATGTGGCGATCCAACCGCAACGTGATCACGCGGAACGCCTTCGACTTCTGTGTTCGGGGATACAGCCATGGCGTTTACAACCGCGGGCAGGATTCGGCGGGCATCTTCATGTTTGAGCAGAACTGCGAAAACGTCCTCGCGGAAAACTCCGCGACCCACGGCGGCGACTGCTTCTTCGGTTTCGCCGGCCTGGAGGCCCTCGGAGACAAGCCGGCGCCGAGCCCCGACTTCGATTACAGGCGGCGGGGCAACAACGACAACCTGCTGATCAACAACGATTTTTCCTACGCTCCGGCCCACGGCATCGAAATGACCTTCAGCTTCGGCAACAAGTTCATCGGCAACCGGCTGGTGGGCAACGCCATCTGCGGCGTCTGGGGCGGCTACTCGCAGGACACGCTGATCGCTGGCAATCTTTTCGAGGAAAACGGAGGAATGGGCTACGGTCTGGAAAGAGGCGGCGTCAACATCGAGCACGGCTCGGCGAACGTCATCAAGCACAACACCTTCAGAAACAACCGGTGCGGCGTGCACCTTTGGTGTGCCCCGAATCCGGATTTCATGCAGAAACCCTGGGGCAAGGCGAACCACCAGAATCTCAAACCCACGACGATTGCCTGGAACACGTTCGAGGGTGATGAGGTCGGCTTTCATCTGCGCCACGCAATCGAGACGATTCTCATCGACAATCGGATGACCGGCGTGAAACGGGAAATGGTCGCGGATGAGAACGCCAAGACCACCAGACTCGATCAGCCGGCCGAAAAATGGGAGCCTCCGAAGTATCCGGTCTTCGGTGACACCCGACCGGTCGGTGCCCGCAAGAAACTGGCTGGGCGACACAACATCATCATGACCGAGTGGGGACCGTACGATTTCACCGACTTCATCGTCTATCCTCGGAAGGTCCTGGCCGGTGAGAAGGCTACTGTGCAGATTCTCGGTCCCTCCGGCGACTTCAAGGTCACCAAGGTTACCGGCTCGGTTCACGTGACGCCCATGGAGGGCAGACTTCCCGGGATGGTCACGGTCTCTGCTGTGAAGAAGGGCGTGCTGCCTTTCTCCATCGAATTGGATGCGGGTGGCAAGAAGCTCTCAGCCGTCGGGACGCTGGTGTCCGCGGACTGGGACGTCAAGTTCTACAAATGGGATCCCGCCGACGATCCCCGCGAGCATCAGGACCGCTGGGAAGCGATGATCGCCAAACCGCCTGTCGAGACCCGGAAGCTCTCCGCCGTCGACTTCAAATGGGGCGGCGGCCAGGCCGGCGATAAAGTCGGAGCGGACCACTTCGGCACGGTGGCCACGACGACCATCGAACTCCCCGCCGGCAAGTACAAGATCTGGACGATTTCCGACGACGGGATCCGCGTCTGGATCGACGACCAGCGCATCATCGATGATTGGACGTGGCACCCGCCCAAGGAAAACGGCACCACCGTGGAATTGGAAGCGGGCGCGCACACGATCCGTGTCGAGCACTTCGAAATCGACGGCGTCGCACAACTCCAGTTTCGGATGGAACCCGCCGAACAGGACAACAGGTAG
- a CDS encoding PEP-CTERM sorting domain-containing protein (PEP-CTERM proteins occur, often in large numbers, in the proteomes of bacteria that also encode an exosortase, a predicted intramembrane cysteine proteinase. The presence of a PEP-CTERM domain at a protein's C-terminus predicts cleavage within the sorting domain, followed by covalent anchoring to some some component of the (usually Gram-negative) cell surface. Many PEP-CTERM proteins exhibit an unusual sequence composition that includes large numbers of potential glycosylation sites. Expression of one such protein has been shown restore the ability of a bacterium to form floc, a type of biofilm.) has product MRTILLAVAALLVVGTAALAALPVSIPMDQQINLGYTYNSQSPSGDAIYPAFNADTQTFFPGSHVRHNLVYGGGAGGWWYQYVDLNLAGITTPGSGLDLSAADAKIEFDARYYQDPEMNTNPYGDAQIFVRIYTYGADGNTYLGYRDYGIVYGANSSNPPYGAWYPTWWHLTIDVNGATHTDGGSFDVTNVSRIRFYGTDWSGQGTDFVDFKNLLITPEPAALVLLALGGLVVARRRRS; this is encoded by the coding sequence ATGAGGACTATTCTATTGGCTGTCGCGGCGCTGCTGGTTGTCGGAACCGCGGCTCTTGCAGCTCTACCGGTGTCGATACCGATGGACCAGCAAATCAACCTGGGCTACACCTACAACAGCCAGTCTCCCAGCGGAGACGCCATTTACCCCGCGTTCAACGCCGATACGCAGACCTTTTTCCCCGGAAGCCATGTCCGGCACAATCTGGTCTATGGGGGCGGGGCGGGAGGCTGGTGGTATCAGTATGTCGACCTGAACCTGGCCGGCATCACCACGCCGGGCAGCGGGTTGGATCTGAGCGCCGCCGATGCGAAGATCGAGTTCGATGCCCGGTACTACCAGGACCCCGAGATGAATACCAACCCCTATGGCGATGCCCAGATCTTCGTTCGAATCTACACCTATGGGGCTGACGGCAACACGTATTTGGGGTACAGGGATTACGGGATTGTCTACGGTGCGAACAGCAGCAACCCGCCGTACGGTGCCTGGTACCCCACGTGGTGGCACCTCACCATCGATGTCAATGGGGCCACGCACACCGATGGCGGTTCGTTTGACGTCACCAACGTCAGTCGCATCCGGTTCTACGGCACGGATTGGTCTGGCCAGGGAACAGATTTCGTCGATTTCAAAAACCTGCTGATCACGCCGGAGCCGGCGGCTCTGGTGCTGCTTGCCCTGGGTGGCTTGGTGGTTGCCCGCCGCCGCAGGTCGTAA
- a CDS encoding prepilin-type N-terminal cleavage/methylation domain-containing protein encodes MKHSRDFHRAFTLIELLVVVAIIALLIAILLPSLTGAREQAKTVVCASNLRQVGLSLRYCYEQAKYFPLLDDGGASGAVGHQNIMATWIDVLFAKKHLGNLETGYCPKDKRPDPMNQLRGVEWGFNYPIPQGGGPGSDYSIGISVPCATAGWQVQGTKFSIEKQTSNLVLAADGWWNWMHGFSAEGLEYNRPTVPYWGGNTVGYRHGSRSLLAANVLFLDSSVRLVRLNLADRYSDGRIRGLRTNEHYFWRPREHTRIGYPAGTGFVNDKDIDERPFPGSYNTYPEGTPENEASFPPDLSPSWWTKKHKWPGAVKTHKGWHQ; translated from the coding sequence ATGAAACATAGCCGTGATTTCCATCGCGCGTTCACGCTCATCGAGTTGTTGGTCGTCGTGGCCATCATCGCCTTGTTAATCGCTATTCTGCTGCCGTCATTGACGGGGGCCAGGGAGCAGGCCAAGACGGTGGTGTGCGCCTCGAATCTCCGGCAGGTGGGGCTTTCGCTGCGTTATTGTTACGAGCAAGCCAAGTACTTTCCGCTGCTGGACGATGGCGGGGCATCGGGTGCGGTGGGGCATCAGAATATCATGGCCACGTGGATTGACGTCTTGTTTGCCAAGAAACACCTGGGGAACCTGGAGACAGGTTACTGCCCGAAGGACAAGAGACCCGACCCGATGAACCAGTTGCGGGGGGTGGAATGGGGATTCAACTACCCCATTCCGCAAGGCGGCGGGCCGGGATCGGATTACAGCATCGGCATTTCCGTTCCCTGTGCCACTGCGGGCTGGCAGGTACAAGGGACCAAATTCTCTATCGAAAAGCAAACAAGTAACCTGGTTCTGGCCGCCGACGGGTGGTGGAACTGGATGCACGGTTTCAGCGCCGAAGGCCTCGAATACAACCGTCCAACCGTTCCCTATTGGGGTGGTAACACCGTGGGGTATCGGCACGGTAGCCGCTCACTGCTGGCCGCGAACGTGCTGTTTCTTGATTCGAGCGTGCGGCTGGTCAGGCTTAACCTTGCCGATCGCTATTCAGATGGTCGCATCCGCGGCTTGAGAACCAACGAGCACTACTTCTGGCGACCGCGCGAGCACACCCGGATCGGTTATCCGGCCGGGACCGGTTTCGTAAATGACAAAGACATCGATGAGCGGCCTTTCCCGGGCAGTTACAACACCTACCCGGAGGGTACACCTGAGAATGAGGCGAGCTTTCCCCCGGACCTGTCACCATCGTGGTGGACCAAGAAGCACAAATGGCCCGGAGCCGTCAAGACTCACAAGGGCTGGCACCAATGA